One genomic segment of Chitinophaga parva includes these proteins:
- a CDS encoding phosphoadenylyl-sulfate reductase, translated as MTAITTTTLANKDIPEAIQWLCDQFPGAVAFSTSFGQEDQVIADIIWKHKLPVRVFTLDTGRLFQETYDLIDLTRARYQQPIEVYFPDTAAVEHLLREKGTNSFYDSVDNRKECCHIRKVQPLNRALEGVKVWITGLRAEQSDNRHDMPLIEWDEKRALYKYNPLIDWSFEQMTTYLAEHRVPYNKLHDKGFVSIGCAPCTRAIEPGEHPRAGRWWWELSKKECGLHA; from the coding sequence ATGACTGCAATTACCACCACCACACTTGCAAACAAAGACATTCCGGAAGCTATACAGTGGCTTTGCGACCAGTTCCCTGGCGCTGTGGCCTTTTCCACTTCCTTCGGACAGGAAGACCAGGTGATCGCCGATATTATCTGGAAACACAAACTGCCCGTACGCGTCTTTACCCTCGATACCGGCCGGCTTTTCCAGGAAACCTATGATCTCATAGACCTGACCCGCGCCCGCTACCAGCAACCCATAGAAGTGTATTTCCCGGACACTGCCGCCGTAGAGCACCTGCTGCGCGAAAAGGGGACCAACAGCTTTTATGACTCCGTGGACAACCGCAAGGAGTGCTGCCATATCCGTAAGGTGCAGCCCCTGAACCGGGCCCTGGAAGGCGTGAAAGTCTGGATCACCGGCCTGCGCGCCGAACAATCCGACAACCGCCACGACATGCCCCTTATCGAGTGGGATGAAAAACGCGCACTTTACAAATACAATCCGCTCATAGACTGGAGCTTTGAGCAGATGACCACCTACCTGGCCGAGCACCGTGTACCTTACAATAAGCTGCACGACAAAGGCTTTGTCAGCATTGGCTGCGCCCCCTGTACCCGCGCTATAGAGCCGGGCGAACATCCCCGCGCAGGCCGCTGGTGGTGGGAGCTTTCCAAGAAAGAATGTGGCCTCCATGCCTAA
- the cysD gene encoding sulfate adenylyltransferase subunit CysD: MSNKIQWQFPQALEDEAIYILRETAAQFERPAILFSGGKDSITLVRLAQKAFAPGKIPFPLLHVDTGHNFPETISFRDELVKSLGVELQVRYVQDSIDQGKVQEETGKYASRNALQTVTLLDAIESLKYDACIGGARRDEEKARAKERIFSVRDEFGQWNAKMQRPELFDMLNGKINMGENVRVFPISNWTELDVWNYIRRENLAIPSIYYSHERQIIERDGMYWPYSAFLNTVDGEVPFTGRVRFRTVGDMTCTAAVISEAGKLEDIISEILEAKISERGARIDDKRSEAAMEKRKQAGYF; encoded by the coding sequence ATGAGCAATAAAATTCAATGGCAATTTCCCCAGGCCCTGGAAGACGAGGCGATTTATATCCTGCGGGAAACAGCGGCACAATTTGAACGTCCGGCCATCCTGTTTTCCGGTGGTAAAGATTCCATCACCCTGGTACGCCTGGCCCAGAAAGCCTTTGCACCCGGCAAGATCCCCTTCCCTTTGCTGCATGTAGACACCGGGCATAACTTCCCCGAAACCATCAGCTTCCGCGATGAACTGGTAAAGTCACTCGGTGTGGAACTGCAGGTACGCTACGTGCAGGACAGCATAGACCAGGGTAAAGTGCAGGAAGAAACCGGTAAGTACGCCAGCCGCAACGCCCTGCAGACCGTAACCCTGCTGGATGCCATTGAATCACTGAAATACGATGCCTGCATAGGCGGCGCCCGCCGCGATGAAGAGAAGGCCCGCGCCAAGGAACGCATCTTCTCCGTGCGCGATGAATTTGGCCAGTGGAACGCCAAAATGCAACGCCCCGAATTGTTTGATATGCTCAATGGTAAGATCAACATGGGCGAGAATGTGCGCGTGTTCCCCATCTCCAACTGGACAGAGCTTGACGTGTGGAACTACATCCGCCGCGAGAACCTGGCCATCCCTTCTATCTACTACAGCCATGAGCGCCAGATCATAGAACGGGATGGCATGTACTGGCCTTACTCAGCATTCCTCAACACGGTGGATGGCGAAGTACCCTTCACGGGCCGCGTGCGCTTCCGCACCGTAGGCGATATGACCTGCACTGCCGCCGTAATTTCCGAAGCCGGTAAACTGGAAGATATCATCTCCGAGATCCTGGAAGCCAAGATCTCCGAACGCGGCGCCCGCATTGACGATAAACGCTCCGAAGCCGCCATGGAGAAACGTAAGCAGGCTGGCTATTTTTAA
- a CDS encoding NAD-dependent epimerase/dehydratase family protein, producing the protein MKKDKILVIGACGQIGVELTLALRKMYGDNNVVASDLREEHELLKGSGPYVSLDVMNKEMLHVLVIRHNITQIYLLAAILSATGEKNPLLAWHINMQSLLNVLDIAKEEGIDKVYWPSSIAVFGPNSPKTETPQHTIIEPTTIYGISKFAGERWCEYYNHRYGIDVRSLRYPGLISYKSAPGGGTTDYAIEIFHDALESKSYNCFLKEDTYLPMMYMPDAIRATIELMEAPKENIKIRSSYNLGAMSFSPKEIAAEIGKHVPGFRISYEPDYRQQIADGWPGSIDDEAARKDWGWKHEFDLEKMTVDMLKNLKK; encoded by the coding sequence ATGAAGAAAGACAAGATTTTGGTGATCGGCGCCTGCGGCCAGATCGGCGTAGAGCTGACCCTTGCACTGCGCAAGATGTACGGAGACAATAACGTGGTGGCGTCTGACCTGCGGGAAGAGCATGAACTGCTGAAAGGTTCCGGCCCTTACGTGTCGCTGGATGTGATGAACAAGGAAATGCTGCACGTGCTGGTCATCCGCCATAACATCACCCAGATCTACCTGCTGGCGGCCATCCTCTCCGCTACCGGCGAAAAGAACCCGCTGCTGGCATGGCATATCAACATGCAAAGCCTGCTCAATGTGCTCGATATTGCCAAGGAAGAGGGCATCGATAAAGTGTACTGGCCCAGTTCCATCGCTGTATTCGGCCCTAACTCTCCCAAGACCGAAACGCCGCAGCATACTATCATTGAGCCTACTACCATTTACGGTATCAGCAAGTTTGCCGGTGAGCGCTGGTGCGAATACTACAACCACCGCTACGGTATTGATGTGCGCAGCCTCCGCTACCCGGGCCTCATCAGTTATAAATCTGCTCCCGGCGGCGGCACCACAGATTACGCCATCGAGATCTTCCACGATGCGCTGGAAAGCAAATCTTACAACTGCTTCCTCAAGGAAGATACTTACCTCCCCATGATGTACATGCCGGACGCTATCCGCGCCACCATTGAGCTCATGGAAGCACCCAAAGAAAACATCAAGATCCGCTCCTCCTATAACCTCGGCGCTATGAGTTTCTCCCCGAAAGAAATAGCCGCTGAAATAGGAAAGCACGTCCCGGGTTTCAGGATCAGCTATGAGCCGGATTACCGCCAGCAAATCGCAGACGGATGGCCCGGCAGCATTGACGACGAAGCCGCCCGTAAGGACTGGGGCTGGAAGCATGAATTTGACCTGGAGAAAATGACAGTGGATATGTTGAAGAATTTGAAGAAATAA
- a CDS encoding sulfate adenylyltransferase subunit 1 produces MEVLHIATSGSVDDGKSTLIGRLLYDTKSITQDKLEAIHAASKRKGLDFTDLSLLTDGLVAEREQGITIDVAHIYFSTPTRKYIIADTPGHIEYTRNMVTGASTAQASLILVDARKGIVEQTYRHFFIANLLRIPHLVVCVNKMDLVEYSEARFNEIVADFQHLIAQAPFKEQEIKFIPISSLYGENLVTRTEKLGWYQGDTLLEYLETIEVDAADNQHPARFPVQYVIRPRTTEYHDFRGFAGRVASGHFSVGDEVVALPSGKTSKIKTIEKFEQQLPVANTGDSVVITLEDEIDISRGNLLAKAGQAPRELKDITANICWMDQQKLVPGKTYLLQHGVNRLKAKVQGVQEVLDVTKNEIIADKKELGLNDIGKISLKTAQPVFADTYAANPANGAFILIDEFSNATVAVGFVI; encoded by the coding sequence ATGGAAGTACTTCATATAGCCACCTCCGGCAGTGTGGATGATGGCAAAAGCACACTGATAGGCCGTTTACTTTACGATACCAAGTCCATTACACAGGACAAACTGGAAGCCATCCACGCGGCCAGCAAGCGCAAAGGACTCGACTTCACCGACCTGTCTTTGCTCACAGACGGCCTGGTAGCAGAGCGTGAGCAGGGCATCACGATTGACGTGGCCCATATCTATTTCTCCACGCCTACCCGCAAATACATTATTGCCGATACACCCGGCCATATTGAATATACCCGCAACATGGTGACCGGCGCCTCCACCGCGCAGGCATCCCTCATCCTGGTAGACGCCCGCAAAGGCATTGTGGAACAGACCTACCGCCACTTCTTCATTGCCAACCTGCTGCGCATTCCGCACCTGGTGGTGTGCGTGAACAAAATGGACCTGGTGGAGTATAGTGAAGCCCGCTTCAACGAGATCGTGGCCGACTTCCAGCACCTCATTGCACAGGCGCCTTTCAAGGAACAGGAGATCAAGTTCATCCCCATTTCCTCTTTGTATGGCGAGAACCTGGTGACCCGCACGGAAAAACTGGGCTGGTACCAGGGCGACACCCTGTTGGAATACCTGGAAACAATTGAGGTGGATGCGGCCGACAACCAGCATCCCGCGCGCTTCCCGGTGCAATACGTGATCCGCCCCCGCACTACGGAATACCACGACTTCCGCGGCTTTGCCGGCCGCGTGGCCAGTGGTCATTTCAGCGTAGGTGATGAAGTGGTAGCCCTCCCCTCCGGTAAGACCAGCAAGATCAAAACCATCGAAAAGTTTGAGCAGCAACTGCCTGTAGCCAACACCGGCGACAGCGTAGTGATCACGCTCGAAGACGAAATAGACATCAGCCGCGGCAACCTGCTGGCCAAAGCCGGCCAGGCCCCCCGCGAACTGAAAGACATCACCGCCAACATCTGCTGGATGGACCAGCAAAAACTGGTGCCTGGCAAAACCTACCTGCTGCAGCACGGCGTAAACCGCCTCAAAGCCAAAGTACAAGGCGTGCAGGAAGTACTGGATGTAACCAAGAACGAGATCATTGCCGACAAAAAAGAGCTCGGCCTGAACGATATTGGTAAGATCTCGCTCAAAACCGCCCAGCCAGTCTTCGCAGACACCTACGCTGCAAATCCTGCCAATGGCGCTTTCATTCTCATTGATGAATTCAGCAATGCTACCGTGGCAGTGGGGTTTGTGATATAG